One window from the genome of Vicia villosa cultivar HV-30 ecotype Madison, WI unplaced genomic scaffold, Vvil1.0 ctg.000101F_1_1_3, whole genome shotgun sequence encodes:
- the LOC131624069 gene encoding uncharacterized protein LOC131624069, protein MSVLVNGSATKEFKVLRGLHQGDPIFPFLFVIAMEGLSALMKKLVEVGDFKPFKYGEEDYVDILQLADDTVTIGEPTCDNLWNMKVLLRGFELVSSLKINIHKNNFFGIHIGEWLSISETSFLSCKKGSFPFKFLGVWVGEGANKRRVWKDVVTNIKSRFSTWKGRNISIGGRVTLIGLVLSAIPIFTLSFFKAPSKVIQEIRGLLSNFLWNGNANKRSIHWVK, encoded by the coding sequence ATGTCTGTTTTAGTGAATGGTAGCGCTACCAAAGAATTTAAAGTTCTAAGAGGTTTACATCAAGGTGATCCgatttttccttttctctttgtcaTTGCTATGGAAGGTCTTAGTGCTCTCATGAAGAAATTGGTGGAGGTGGGGGACTTTAAACCATTCAAATATGGAGAAGAAGATTATGTGGATATTCTTCAACTTGCGGATGACACCGTAACTATTGGAGAACCTACATGTGATAATCTTTGGAACATGaaagtgttgttgagaggctttgaaCTTGTTTCTAGTTTGAAAATCAATATTCACAAAAACAACTTTTTCGGTATTCATATTGGAGAGTGGCTTTCCATCTCGGAAACTTCTTTCCTATCTTGCAAAAAAGGGTCTTTCCCATTTAAATTTCTTGGTGTTTGGGTTGGAGAAGGTGCTAACAAGAGGAGAGTGTGGAAGGATGTGGTTACTAACATCAAATCAAGATTTTCGACGTGGAAGGGGAGAAATATTTCCATAGGCGGAAGGGTAACTCTTATTGGTTTGGTGCTTAGTGCTATTCCAATCTTCACTCTTTCTTTCTTTAAAGCTCCGAGCAAAGTTATCCAAGAGATTAGAGGCCTTCTTAGTAATTTCTTGTGGAATGGGAATGCGAACAAAAGAAGTATTCATTGGGTGAAGTAG
- the LOC131624070 gene encoding F-box/LRR-repeat protein At3g26922-like, whose protein sequence is MKRRRHNHNYCLPNRENKDRLSDLPNCLLLHILSFLNAELVVRTCILSKRWNNLWKFLPILRLGSVKKSDQFMSKILSHRDSSTTLHTLHFHRYVFRKQCQAKQIIKYAVSHNVRDLDIYLKCSFQPFPRSLFTCRTLTSLKLYIFLPPPPRISRRVFFPKFLNLPALTSLSLRSFTFLVGHDGRVEPFSTLNKLNSLIINKCEVLGEKNLCISSATLVNLTIMTSNREPTAFFGFNLSAPNLSTFNFTGLPFQKLCQSNGNLSMVKHLSINVKNCFYLTDGSTPFVLLNWLVELANIKSLTLTSSTLKVLSHAPDLLKSEFSSLCNMESLNVKKESKSPLPDGLVEFLLQNSPSAEPGAPLITNKADIVTK, encoded by the exons ATGAAGAGACGAAGGCATAATCATAATTACTGTCTTCCAAACCGTGAAAACAAAGACAGGCTGAGTGACCTTCCAAACTGCCTCTTACTTCACATACTCTCCTTTTTAAATGCCGAACTAGTTGTTCGGACATGCATTCTCTCCAAGAGATGGAACAACCTTTGGAAGTTTCTTCCCATCCTTAGATTAGGTTCAGTCAAGAAATCCGACCAATTCATGTCTAAAATCTTGTCTCATCGGGATTCCTCAACGACTCTACACACTCTTCATTTTCACCGATACGTATTTAGGAAGCAATGCCAAGCCAAACAGATTATAAAATATGCAGTTTCACACAATGTTCGGGATTTAGATATatatctcaaatgtagttttcaGCCATTTCCCCGTAGCTTATTTACATGCCGCACTTTAACTTCTCTTAAACTTTATATTTTCCTCCCTCCACCTCCAAGGATTAGTAGGAGAGTGTTTTTCCCTAAATTTCTGAATTTGCCGGCATTAACCAGCTTGTCTCTAAGGTCATTCACCTTTCTCGTCGGGCATGATGGACGTGTTGAGCCTTTTTCTACTTTAAACAAGTTGAATAGTTTGATCATTAACAAATGTGAAGTTTTGGGTGAGAAAAACCTTTGTATATCAAGTGCTACACTTGTCAATTTAACTATAATGACGAGTAATAGGGAACCTACGGCCTTTTTCGGATTTAACCTATCTGCACCAAATCTTTCTACCTTTAATTTTACTGGTCTTCCCTTTCAGAAACTCTGTCAGAGCAATGGCAATCTCTCCATGGTCAAGCATTTAAGTATTAATGTCAAAAATTGCTTCTATTTGACCGATGGTAGTACTCCTTTTGTTCTACTCAACTGGCTGGTTGAACTTGCTAATATCAAATCATTGACACTTACTTCATCTACTCTTAAG GTTCTTTCCCATGCTCCCGACTTATTGAAGTCTGAGTTCTCTTCCTTATGTAACATGGAGTCGCTGAACGTAAAAAAGGAATCTAAGTCACCCTTACCCGATGGATTAGTGGAGTTTTTGCTTCAAAACTCACCCTCAGCAGAG CCTGGTGCACCCTTGATCACAAATAAAGCAGATATTGTTACTAAATGA